A DNA window from Helianthus annuus cultivar XRQ/B chromosome 15, HanXRQr2.0-SUNRISE, whole genome shotgun sequence contains the following coding sequences:
- the LOC110934973 gene encoding transcription factor MYB1 isoform X1: MRPTANTSVVLKKGAWTTEEDILLKNYIQKYGEGKWHLVPLKAGLNRCRKSCRLRWLNYLRPNIKRGDFGEDEIDLMHRLHKLLGNRWSLIAGRLPGRTANDVKNYWNTNVRSRPKRQKEAPKDDEGSQQAMVTVIRPKPHTFSKTLNLYPQPDNMGKLITSSNDGFINAFNNSPGLVTSPTISDDMINEYFYELFEDREKEMGLKNLDVVEQDGQNSMFNFPTDGDIWDLLD; encoded by the exons ATGAGACCAACTGCTAATACGAGTGTAGTGTTGAAGAAAGGTGCATGGACAACCGAAGAAGATATACTTCTCAAGAACTATATCCAGAAATATGGAGAAGGGAAGTGGCACCTTGTACCTCTCAAAGCAG GCTTAAACCGATGCAGGAAGAGTTGTAGGCTGCGATGGTTGAATTACTTAAGACCGAATATAAAACGAGGAGATTTTGGGGAAGATGAAATTGACCTCATGCATAGGCTTCATAAGCTTCTAGGAAACAG ATGGTCATTGATTGCGGGAAGACTACCAGGAAGAACTGCTAATGATGTGAAAAACTATTGGAACACAAATGTTCGATCCCGTCCCAAACGACAAAAGGAAGCACCTAAAGACGATGAGGGGTCACAACAGGCCATGGTCACAGTTATTAGGCCTAAACCACATACCTTCTCCAAAACATTAAATTTGTACCCTCAACCTGATAACATGGGTAAGTTGATAACATCATCAAATGATGGTTTTATTAACGCCTTCAATAATTCTCCGGGGTTAGTCACGTCACCCACAATATCCGATGACATGATTAATGAATATTTCTATGAGTTATTTGAAGACCGGGAGAAGGAAATGGGCTTAAAAAATTTAGATGTTGTTGAGCAAGATGGTCAAAACAGTATGTTTAATTTCCCCACCGACGGTGACATATGGGACCTTCTTGATTAG
- the LOC110934973 gene encoding transcription factor MYB1 isoform X2 encodes MDNRRRYTSQELYPEIWRREVAPCTSQSRKSCRLRWLNYLRPNIKRGDFGEDEIDLMHRLHKLLGNRWSLIAGRLPGRTANDVKNYWNTNVRSRPKRQKEAPKDDEGSQQAMVTVIRPKPHTFSKTLNLYPQPDNMGKLITSSNDGFINAFNNSPGLVTSPTISDDMINEYFYELFEDREKEMGLKNLDVVEQDGQNSMFNFPTDGDIWDLLD; translated from the exons ATGGACAACCGAAGAAGATATACTTCTCAAGAACTATATCCAGAAATATGGAGAAGGGAAGTGGCACCTTGTACCTCTCAAAGCAG GAAGAGTTGTAGGCTGCGATGGTTGAATTACTTAAGACCGAATATAAAACGAGGAGATTTTGGGGAAGATGAAATTGACCTCATGCATAGGCTTCATAAGCTTCTAGGAAACAG ATGGTCATTGATTGCGGGAAGACTACCAGGAAGAACTGCTAATGATGTGAAAAACTATTGGAACACAAATGTTCGATCCCGTCCCAAACGACAAAAGGAAGCACCTAAAGACGATGAGGGGTCACAACAGGCCATGGTCACAGTTATTAGGCCTAAACCACATACCTTCTCCAAAACATTAAATTTGTACCCTCAACCTGATAACATGGGTAAGTTGATAACATCATCAAATGATGGTTTTATTAACGCCTTCAATAATTCTCCGGGGTTAGTCACGTCACCCACAATATCCGATGACATGATTAATGAATATTTCTATGAGTTATTTGAAGACCGGGAGAAGGAAATGGGCTTAAAAAATTTAGATGTTGTTGAGCAAGATGGTCAAAACAGTATGTTTAATTTCCCCACCGACGGTGACATATGGGACCTTCTTGATTAG